In Zingiber officinale cultivar Zhangliang chromosome 1A, Zo_v1.1, whole genome shotgun sequence, a genomic segment contains:
- the LOC122019932 gene encoding pentatricopeptide repeat-containing protein At5g52850, chloroplastic-like, with product MRLRRCWSKGFFPATSLPPSRTDSVTSPRQRLSQIFRSLPSKSYPPHPLQRVYQPPSRVTEDFCCSLLASCSISRSSRHGLCLHSFIIKLGFRDQLPLSNHLLGFYSKCCGLDSARKLFDELTNRDVVTWTSIIAACTRTQKHQEALELFKCMLVSDPSVVPNEFTFSSAARCAASLRSLDLGVQIHAQVQLHGLAADSVVGSALLDCYAKCGRLEEALTIFSSTEYKDVVSLTAMISALVEAEDWTKAIQLYSLMIESGITPTAFTIAKLLTSCGRFFGLRGGRMLHAHVIRLGVELNLVLKTALVDMYWKCQWPRYAIKVFRQTPDSDVMLWTAMITGYSQAGYYQEAIAMFQEMKKGGAEPNAFTYAAVISTCSSVPSPELGKQIHCQAVKAGLVPDVSVGNSLVDLYAKHSTDRDAPMRAFRAIATPNVVSWTALIAGLARLGAEHLACAALLEMQLAGIEPNSYTLSTMLRSFNSPEALSHARKLHAYIIKTMVNSSDLVTGNALVDFYARCGRVNEAWTVAHRMMPRRDVLTYTSLAKGINQTGHYRRALDLIAPMHEQDVKIDGFILACFLSSVAGLSARQFGEQLHGFSLKSGLLSVVSVSNGLIDVYGKCGGVDEARRVFTTMKEPNVVSWNGLISGLTSNGQFAAALSAFEDMRLVSARPDEVTFLLVLQACSHSGLVDSGVDFFNSMHEHDVVPRREHYVCLVDMLGRAGRLEAAACTIETMPLKPDVSIYKTLLASCRRHRNLVLGECTARKAMEIDQSDPTIYALLAGLYDDAGKVEWGEQTRRMMREIIPKREARI from the coding sequence ATGAGGCTGAGACGGTGTTGGAGCAAAGGCTTCTTCCCCGCCACCTCGCTTCCTCCCTCTAGAACCGATTCTGTCACCTCTCCTCGGCAGAGGTTGTCCCAAATATTTCGCAGCCTGCCTTCCAAATCTTACCCTCCGCATCCACTCCAACGCGTCTATCAGCCGCCTTCCCGTGTCACCGAGGATTTCTGCTGCAGTCTTCTCGCTTCCTGCTCCATTTCTAGATCCTCGAGGCATGGATTATGCCTCCACAGCTTCATCATCAAGCTTGGTTTCCGTGACCAGCTCCCGCTGAGCAACCACCTCCTCGGTTTCTATTCCAAATGTTGTGGACTCGACAGTGCACGCAAGTTGTTCGACGAATTGACCAACAGAGACGTCGTGACTTGGACGAGCATCATCGCGGCCTGCACGCGAACCCAGAAGCACCAGGAGGCGCTGGAGTTGTTCAAATGTATGCTAGTTAGTGATCCCTCTGTTGTTCCTAACGAGTTCACGTTCTCAAGCGCCGCCCGCTGCGCCGCCTCACTCAGGTCACTTGACCTCGGAGTGCAGATCCATGCGCAGGTTCAACTGCACGGCCTTGCGGCCGATTCAGTGGTTGGAAGTGCTCTCTTGGACTGCTATGCAAAATGTGGGAGGCTGGAGGAAGCATTGACGATTTTCTCGTCCACAGAGTACAAGGATGTCGTCTCCTTGACCGCCATGATCTCAGCTCTCGTCGAAGCTGAGGATTGGACCAAGGCAATCCAGTTGTACTCGCTCATGATCGAGAGTGGCATTACGCCAACAGCATTTACCATCGCCAAGCTTCTCACGTCCTGCGGGCGCTTCTTTGGCCTCCGCGGCGGAAGGATGCTCCATGCTCACGTGATCCGTTTGGGGGTCGAGCTCAATCTGGTGCTGAAGACGGCGCTGGTTGACATGTATTGGAAATGTCAGTGGCCGCGCTATGCCATAAAAGTGTTCCGGCAGACACCGGACTCTGATGTCATGCTCTGGACGGCGATGATCACCGGATACTCCCAAGCAGGATACTACCAAGAGGCCATCGCGAtgttccaagagatgaagaagggagGGGCGGAGCCGAATGCCTTCACCTATGCCGCAGTCATCAGCACCTGTTCCTCTGTCCCTTCGCCAGAATTAGGGAAGCAGATACACTGCCAGGCGGTGAAGGCTGGATTGGTACCCGATGTATCGGTCGGCAATTCACTGGTTGACTTGTACGCCAAACACTCCACGGATCGGGATGCACCTATGCGTGCCTTCAGAGCAATCGCCACTCCTAACGTCGTCTCTTGGACTGCTCTCATAGCGGGGCTTGCTCGACTCGGAGCTGAACACCTGGCGTGCGCAGCTTTATTGGAGATGCAACTCGCGGGAATCGAACCCAATTCTTACACTTTGTCTACTATGCTCCGCAGTTTCAATTCTCCAGAAGCTCTGTCTCACGCACGGAAGCTTCACGCTTACATCATCAAGACCATGGTGAACTCATCGGACTTGGTCACCGGGAATGCTCTAGTCGACTTCTACGCGAGATGTGGGAGGGTGAACGAGGCATGGACCGTAGCGCACAGGATGATGCCTCGCAGAGACGTGCTAACGTATACCAGCTTGGCAAAAGGGATCAACCAGACGGGCCACTACCGGAGGGCGCTCGACCTGATCGCGCCCATGCACGAGCAGGACGTGAAGATCGATGGTTTCATCCTTGCTTGCTTCCTATCATCTGTTGCAGGGTTGTCAGCGAGGCAATTCGGCGAGCAGCTTCACGGCTTCTCACTTAAGTCCGGACTGCTGAGCGTAGTTTCGGTCTCCAATGGCCTTATCGACGTGTATGGTAAATGCGGGGGCGTAGACGAAGCGCGCAGGGTCTTCACAACGATGAAGGAGCCAAATGTAGTATCGTGGAACGGATTAATTTCCGGCCTAACGTCGAACGGCCAGTTCGCCGCAGCTCTGTCAGCGTTTGAGGACATGCGGCTGGTGAGTGCGCGTCCTGACGAGGTCACCTTCTTGCTGGTCTTGCAAGCATGCAGCCACAGTGGGCTGGTCGACTCAGGCGTCGACTTTTTCAACTCCATGCACGAGCACGACGTAGTGCCGCGGCGAGAGCACTACGTTTGCTTGGTGGACATGCTGGGGCGAGCGGGGAGGCTTGAGGCTGCGGCATGTACCATAGAAACGATGCCATTGAAACCGGATGTCTCAATCTACAAGACTTTGTTGGCTTCCTGCAGGCGTCATCGGAACCTGGTTCTTGGAGAGTGCACGGCGAGGAAGGCGATGGAGATCGATCAGTCAGATCCGACTATCTACGCGCTGCTCGCGGGATTGTATGACGACGCAGGGAAAGTGGAATGGGGTGAGCAGACTCGGAGGATGATGAGGGAGATCATACCAAAGAGGGAGGCTCGAATCTGA
- the LOC122019940 gene encoding uncharacterized protein LOC122019940, whose amino-acid sequence MCDRPALKCKTNIKDSIPNCPKPKQNHDARFKMGNQDDFRIDRRSQENNQVGEAGSMMLYKRNFSKHSSRFQLEQDVHRLQQVLQDEMELHVVLENALEHAAVTLSDLTCLPNEVQELLSNIASLEMTVSRLEEEMMSLHFKLIQERNERRLAEYRLKQLPTQPSKICPAKKAENDTVGSVLNQEQKLLEEDICHQVPTESFRKQIPIKGLWKHPNQLSEEIVRCMKNIFISLADVSTVSSRMSSSDIIYIPSSPAENFSNSSHCSMSEPSIPSWADSPRIGLQYNNEILATGTSFDPYRVHGKLCWADIGNYGLVTEVSWMSVEKRQLEYAAGALRRFRTLIEQLAEVNPVHLNGDEKMAFWINLYNALIMHAYLAYGVPRSDMKLFSLMQKAAYTVGGHSFSASAIEYGILKMKPPVHRPQTAILLALHKIKLSEEQKKFSIDTFEPLVAFALSCGSYSSPAVKIYSPTNVKEELQEAQKDYVRASVGMNHKGKLLVPKILYFFARSLVDDTNFATWVSQFLPQQQANFVQQCMSQRRQRILASRNFGVLPFDSRFRYLFLPEKLT is encoded by the exons ATGTGTGACCGGCCTGCTCTGAAATGCAAAACGAACAT AAAAGATTCGATTCCTAACTGTCCGAAACCAAAACAAAATCATGACGCGAGATTTAAGATGGGTAACCAAGATGATTTCAGGATAGATAGGCGCTCACAG GAAAATAATCAAGTTGGAGAAGCTGGAAGCATGATGTTGTATAAAAGAAACTTCTCCAAACATTCTTCTAGGTTTCAACTGGAGCAGGAT GTTCATAGGCTCCAACAAGTGTTGCAGGATGAAATGGAATTGCATGTCGTTCTTGAAAATGCTTTAGAGCATGCTGCTGTGACCCTATCTGATTTGACATGCCTCCCAAATGAG GTACAGGAATTGCTGTCCAATATAGCATCATTAGAGATGACTGTTTCCAGATTAGAGGAAGAGATGATGTCTTTGCATTTTAAGCTTATTCAAGAAAGAAATGAAAGAAGACTTGCTGAGTATCGATTAAAACAATTGCCTACCCAGCCATCAAAAATCTGCCCTGCTAAAAAAGCAGAAAAT GATACAGTAGGCAGCGTGCTTAATCAAGAACAGAAGTTATTAGAGGAAGACATTTGTCACCAAGTACCAACTGAAAGTTTCAGAAAACAGATCCCCATCAAAGGCCTTTGGAAGCATCCCAATCAGCTATCTGAAGAAATAGTTCGTTGTATGAAAAATATATTCATCTCGTTAGCTGATGTTTCTACGGTATCATCACGAATGTCGTCCTCTGACATTATTTACATTCCTTCATCACCGGCGGAGAATTTTTCAAATTCATCACATTGCTCGATGTCTGAACCATCAATTCCATCATGGGCTGATAGTCCTCGAATTGGTCTGcaatataataatgaaattttAGCCACTGGAACCTCATTTGATCCATACAGAGTTCATGGAAAACTGTGTTGGGCTGATATTGGTAATTATGGTTTGGTGACTGAAGTCTCCTGGATGTCAGTGGAGAAAAGGCAACTTGAATATGCTGCTGGTGCACTTAGACGGTTCAG AACACTGATCGAGCAACTAGCAGAAGTAAACCCAGTCCATCTTAACGGTGATGAAAAAATGGCGTTTTGGATAAACTTATACAACGCGCTCATCATGCAT GCTTATCTTGCATATGGTGTTCCAAGGAGTGATATGAAACTATTTTCCCTGATGCAGAAG GCAGCATACACAGTTGGAGGCCATTCATTTAGTGCTTCTGCCATTGAGTATGGAATACTGAAAATGAAGCCACCCGTACACAGACCGCAAACA GCTATATTGCTTGCTCTtcacaaaataaaattatctgaAGAGCAGAAAAAGTTTTCAATCGACACATTTGAGCCACTTGTGGCATTTGCTCTAAGTTGTGGGTCATACTCTTCCCCAGCG GTGAAGATCTATAGTCCCACAAACGTGAAGGAAGAGCTTCAGGAGGCACAAAAAGACTATGTACGAGCTTCAGTTGGAATGAACCACAAGGGGAAATTACTAGTGCCAAAAATTCTCTACTTTTTTGCCAGAAGCCTTGTGGACGATACTAACTTTGCAACTTGGGTCTCTCAATTTCTTCCTCAACAACAAGCAAACTTTGTTCAGCAGTGCATGTCGCAGCGACGACAAAGGATCCTCGCTTCCCGGAATTTTGGAGTCCTACCTTTTGACTCTCGGTTTCGCTATCTTTTCTTGCCGGAGAAATTAACATAA